GTTCCTGCAGCTGCCTGGTCCTAGAATCATttttgctcagttaaactctgttaaacttaatgtctaaagtttttcttctaatagaGTGTGGAGGAAAACCCCTAAATATCTGGTTACAGAAGCGTTCTATGTAagagtagaaatttaaaaacttttctttcagAGATCACCCTCCAATTTGTTCAGCTGAGTTCCTACAAGTCTTCCCCTAGATACCCTTGCTCCACTGTTTGGAATTACGTAAACCTGCCACAAGGCTGTCCTTCCTGGCTCCCAAGCCTGGAAACCCGCCAAACAAGAGAACCACTACCCACCTACTCTCAGCTCAGGCAAATGCCTTCCCTAACACCTCCCTAGTTTTTTGTTGTTCCTTGaacaacatttcttttttgaaaaatttatttttttttttaattgaattttttaaattgagacagggtctcactatgttgcccaggctggtcgcagactcctgggctcaagtgatcatcccaccacagcctctcaaagtgctgtgattatagacaTGAGACACCTCGCCCAGCATGAACAAAATTTCCTATTGCCAAGTTCTTTGCGCACTTACCTATGCTATGTTATCAggacatattttaattatttgagtgCCTATCTGTCCCTTTGCTAAACTGAGGAGATTGGGAGCAGTGTTGTTTCACTTATCCTGTCAGTACTTAGAACTAGCTAACTCAGATTTTTGGTCGaataaacaaatgtacaaaactGGCCATCATGTATAAAACTATgccttgaaaattttaaatatgttatttgtcATTCAAAGTATAGTGGTCCCTTTGTATCCAGGGGCTCCACATCTGCAGATTCAGCaaaccatggatcaaaaatattgggggaaaaaaggggATGGTTGTGTCTTcattgaacatgtacagactttttttttcctgtcattatTCCTTGaataatatagtataacaactatttacatagcatttacattatattaggtattataagtaatctagaaattatttaaagcatacaggaggatgtgcattaggttatatgcaaatatcatACCATTTTATAGAAGGGACTTAACTATCCATGGATTTTGGTGTCCCAGAGGGGGTCCAGGAACCAATCCCCCGTGAATACCAAGGGATGACTATGTATCTATTCCTTGCTAAAATATTAAATCCTTCAGATGCTTTTGCTCCCTCTTAGAGTCTGCATACTCCTCATGACTTGGCCCACAGGAAAAGAGCTCCAGCTAAAATATAGAAGGCTGGCCTCCCACTAGACAGCTGTGTCACCCCAACTATGTCATTTAACTTCATTGAACATCAGATTCCTCATCCGGAAAATGCAGATCATCAAGGCCCCTTACACTATAAGACAAACTCTATATACAAGGGGTTCACACTTTTTACCAAGTGGCACTTGAAGACTGTTGccctgtttaaaaataaaggtgtAATAGTGGGAATAAGATATAAGAGAAAACACATCaagttttatgatttatttaatttctggAACAAACATAAACCAGATTAACCATAACTATACTTTATTAAATGTATAGGAAGTAAATATTCCTTATATGACAAAATGTTTCATCTGTTATAATTTCCAATAATCctatcaattatatttctaaacaTTTCCCCCAAATTCTAAGCAAGGTATGTAAATTAGAAGTTAGCTTAAACCTGCATAACTATCTTATCAAGCTTTGAGTGAAAGAGATTGAAGAGTTCAGATGTGACCAAGATGTTGATGTTGTTTATGAGAATTCTCTGCTCCCTCTTAGAGCTACCTGCCCACATACCCCAAACATGGAGCAGCACTCCAAGTAGAATTATAAAGAAGATGATGTCTGTGTTAACATTATTATCACCCTAAATTTTGTGCATAAAGTGAATAAGCACAGCAgtattaaaaagtaagcaaacagAATCTGGAATTCATCCAATCCAAATGTGGCATCTTTGaacctgaaaagaaaataaaaaagttaggaaattaatttattttattcagattgCAGATCTCAGCACCAAACTTGTCTAACCTCTACTGTGTAgattacctttttaaaagaagtaactGCAGACAGTTCTCCAAACCCATTACAAAGAGTATATCTAGTTAATGTATCCCACTGGTGCTCCCAAAATCTTAGAAGATAAAATGCTGATATGGTGTTTCGGTCAATGATGGACTGTATGTCTGACAGTGGTCTCATACGATTACAATAGCATATTTTTAagataccttttctatgtttagatagacAAATACTTAACCATTGTATTACAACTGCccatagtattcagtacagtaacaggctgtacaggtttgtagcctaggagcaagaggttataccatatagcctaTGTGTGTTGTAGGCTACAACACCTAGGTTTGTGTAACCATTTCTCAGAACATGTTCCCATCATTAAGTAACACATGACTATATTAGAGTTCTGGTCCTGGCTCTACAATTTAGTAACAGTGTGACTGGGCAGATCATCCaccttcctgatgctctcccaaATCAATACCCCGTTCTGGAATATAACAGGATATTTGAATGGGTTTTCAGCATCAAGATACCCTGGGCAGTAGAATTTCATGAAAAGCTGGATCTTATACCTCTGGACTCCAACTAAAGATGCAGAGAAGGagttcctccctctctcttgcttctagATCTCCTTGTAGTCACATCTATCATAGTATCATTATATCAAGTTATAACAATCTGTTTCCTTTTATCTCCTCTAGTGGCCTGGGAGCCTCTAACAGGCAAACACAGTCCCCACACAGGAATGGGACATCTGCAGAACTGTGTAACTTCTCTCGTCTGTCTGAAGAATAAAACAGCTATTATACAAAGGAAGAGAGTGGTTCATTTTTGAAAGCCCTCTTCTCAGCAGAGATGTCCAATGTGGAAATGACAGAAGAAAGATGAAAGCCTTGCAGGTAATGTGGGTAACCACCTGCCTCTATCTTGCGATACCACACTGGCAGTTCCTTTGCCCTCCCTGTAGAGTCAGTAATGTGGCCACCACTGGGGCCATAAACCTTTTTCATGCCACTCCATAGGAGAAGGGAATGTGACCCTATAGGATTCCTCTTTGCCTGCTAAAATGCTACTCTGTCAATGTTCTCCACATAGTGAGGGTTATCATGTTTGGGCTGTCTATAAGTAGTTCCCAgtgaaacaaaaaacatttaattaaggTCAAGAACTTACCTCCATGATGCTGGCTACATGTTTCGATCTATGAAAAAgacagtgaagaaagaaaaaggaagatattaagttttacttttaaaataccatGTACTATTTGTTTACAttgtgttaaaacaaaacaaaaaacaccatgtACTAACAAATGTCTAAAACTATTAGAAATAAGGCTGGCAAAACAGGCTGCTGTTCCTATCCATGAATACAGTACCTTGTTTGGAGCTACCCAGCAGGAACAAGCCCTGCCTACTAGCCTCAGATACCAATCCAGCCAGAGAATACTGGAGGAGTCCAGGATTATAGGATCCTAGGATAGCAGGACTTACAAACAAAGGCCTACACCTTCCTGAGATGTTCGTTAGTGCTAAATATACCTAAAGCTGCCACGAAAGCTGAGGAAGTCAGTAGGTAAGAAGTGTTAGGAGTGCCTATGTATTCATGCGACTGCTGCTGCTCCCTGCTCAACTGCAGGGAAACTGCTGGTTCAGAGACCATGCTGTGCAGCAGTCTCTCAGCAGGTGTCACTAATCTGATCTTTAAGCACATTCCCTGACAATCCcaatatgcagatttttttttttatcagatggCATGGGACTCATTCAGGGCAGTATGGCCATAGATGAATTTTTTTATATCAAAGCAGCTTTATGACATGACTATTCATACACAACTTTCAACAGCCTACAAAAGAACGTAAGACTTACCCCACTTTACTGTCTTGGGTGTTGGGAAAGTCACATGGCTCACACGGCAGGCATACTCATCTTTTTCATTGGGGGTAAACTCGGTGTAGTACAAGAGATAGAAAGACCAGTCCTTGCTGAAAGACAAGTCTGAATGCTCCACGTTTTCAATTTTCTGTCCATTCTTCAGTAAGTCAACTTCAATGTCAGATGGATGAAACCCAGACACATAGCAATTCAGGTAATTTGGCTTTCCATTCTCTGCCGGATGACGTGAGTAAACCTGAATCTTTGGAGCATCTGAAAACATCAGGAAAAGACAAATGAATATTAATTACCAGGGTATTTCAATTGGGGATAACTTGGTCTCAAGCTAGATTAGGCACCACGTGTTTACATTTGATCATCGATTTATCTCCCAATTCCATTTCCACTCTGGCCAAATGAGCTTCCACCTTCCCAACAAGCCACCTCCATTTTGAGGAATAAATATGACTTGGTATCTTTCCCATGTAATTCCTCTATacatgcctttttgtttttttctagcaGATTTCTAGCAGTATCTTCTGTCATCAGAGATTGtgctgcatttttaaaagcctttttctGGAGGCTCTCAAGGACTTCTGATGGCTTCTCAGCACCCATAGCATTCCTTAACACATCCCTCAAGAGACTACATGATTTGGCCCCAAGCTacttttcaaaattcatttctcAGTTCATAATAGCCCCATCAAATTACTCATGTTATTGTACTGATTCCATCCCTTCCGTTTGTTTCTTATGCTTACtcctttctttttggtttctGCTCCTGCCTTGATCTACACCCAtctgattttctaaaatgtattaagTATCTagtaaagtgcctggcacatagcaattGCTCTGTAAGTGGCAGCTGTTATTATTGTTACCTCAGGTTCCTAAGTGGATCAACCCAAGGTATGttcctatttacttatttttattttttgggatggagtctcatttgcctaggctggagtgcagtggtgagagctcagcccactgcaaattctgcctcccaggttcaaatgattctcctgcctcagcctccccggtagctgggactacaggcacatgccaccacacttcgctaattttgtatttttagtagggacagggatcatattggccaggctggtttcgaactcctgaactcaaatgatccaccctccttggcctcccaaattcctgggattacgggtgtgagctaccacactcacCTAACCCAAGGTATGTTCTTAACAAACAACAAAAGTTCTTTATTTCCACTTAAGGTTTATATGCCAAACCCCTCTCTGATTTTGTACCTGATTTCATGagctagaaaacaaagaaacaaagcctAAATGCATACAAGAGTTGGCAGATACCTTAAATGGTTGATTTGGACCCAATAAAACACAATAGGGATAGGTGAGGACTATGGCAAATGGGACAGAGCATACTCTCCATTATGATCAAATGGAATAATGCATGTGACAGTgggatttgcattttaattagCATCCACAGGTGATTTCTGTAACTAGCCAGGTTGGGAATACATTGCCTAATGTTATAAAACCAGTGCTTCCAAAGTGAGAGGCATCACTAGACCAACCATGGAGAAGTgggaagaaaatattacaaactcTGTATTATTCATCGAAAATGAAGAGAAGTGTTAGTGCTACTAAATATACAGATTGGCACtaaatatgtgtataaaattcctttaaatatacatatattcaggGTACATGATCACTAAAAGGCAGCTACTCCTCCATGTCTGGGAGGTGGTAGAGAGGAGGAGGAGTACCAGGCCATCTAGACCAGATACTTCTAGAAACACCCTATCATCAAGGAAAGGCTACTAGCCCCATCAAGAAGTGGACTGGGGATCCTAATgaagagctgattttttttcatagcatTAAAAGCTAAGAGAGCTCTTTGCATTTGAGCTTCTAATAATAAGAACATAATAAATGCCACAGGAGTCAGAGCACAGATTCATCCTTCCTGGAATTCTCTGTGAGGGAAGGAGGCAAGATTTTGTGAGAGCATCACTGTAATCTTTTCTAAGACGAGGACAGTTATCAGACAGGCTGAGTTTCAATTTCGGCTCAACCAGTTACTGGCTTTGTGACTTTTGGAGAGTTAGTTAAGTTTCCAAAGCTTAACTGAAAAATTAGTTTATGCccacagtaaaacaaaacaaaacccacacacAGGACAGAGGGGAAAATAAACCTTCAGGGGCAATCACCATTACATATTTCTCGTGGTATCTTCCAGAAATGGTCTATGTATGGCACGGATTACtttggaaaatttcaaaataagattttcttaaaaaacatcAGTGTTATTTCTTAAAACAACATCTAACATAACTAGCAAATCCAATAATGGTGATGACATCtacattattctttattttgtaaataaattgtattcaaattaaatgtaattttctcatgatcaaaacatttctttgatcatttttttGCCAGGCAAAAGGTGAGAGAGCTTAGTGTATTGCCAGGTATTTAGAAAGTGCTCAAGATCTTTGGTGTCTTCAACAGTCTTGGTAACCATCTTGGATTATCTTTATTAATGGTTTTATAACTCCCCTGACTTTGACAAAccttcactttttcctttttttttttcgttgttgttattcttgtttttgagatggagtcccaggctggagtgcaatggcgcgatcttggctcactgcaacctccaccttctgggttcaagccattctcctgcctcagcctcccgagtggctgggattaggcacccgccaccacgcccggctaatttttgtatttttagtagagacaaggtttcactatgttggccaggctggtctagtactcctgacctcaggtgattctcctgcctcggcctcccaaagcgctgggattacaggcgtaagccactgtgcctgggcttctttttcttttttaagagacagggtctagctctgtttcccaggctggagtgcagtggcgccaggATAGCTGAAacccctgggctccagagatcctcctgcctcagcctcctgagcagctgggacccccccaggcacgagccaccacacccagctaatttttatttttattttttgtagagacgaggtttcgacatgttgaccaggctggtctcaaaactattgacttcaagcgatcctcccacctcggcctcttaaagtgctgggattacaggcgtgagccgctaaACCCAACCCCTTCACATTTTCAAAACTGAAAGTAAGAGACACAGTACAACTTGGAAAGAACCCGGCAAAGCGCCAAAGAGGAAGCCCTCTCTTAAGAAAAGACCACAGGGCCCACGGCCGCCCAGTTTCCTCTGGAAAATCTTACGCAGAAGGTAGGCGTGTTTCCGAAAAAAAACATACTGATTACAGCCAAAAGGCACTCGCACCCGCAAAAGGCCCTTGTCAGGCTTGATTTCAATCTTGATTGCTGCCATTTATCTCCTGTGTAATTTTCTTAAAacctcagtgcctcagtttcctcatctgtaagaggCAGAAAATAACCATAGTAGTTATCTATGGCGGAAACTGCTTTGTAACACAGCCACCCATTCTACAAAGGTCGCGTGCTGTCTCCTCCCCACGGTGTGGCCCCACATGGACCCGGAGGTGCCAGGGCGGGCTAACTTAGCGGGCGCCCAGACGACGTCCACAGCTCTCCGGTCCGAGGAAAGCAGAGCCGCAGCGGACTGGCTGACCCGGGCGACGCCTCCCCCAGAACCCAGGCGCCTCTCCGCGCGTTCACAGCCCTCAGCTCCGCGCCTTTGGCACAAGCCTACCCGTCCCCACTCCAGCTACGCTCGCGTAGCCCGAGGCGAAAGAGCGGAAGAGAAACTTTCCCCCCACCTCGGCGCTCTGACGCCTATCAACGCACTAAACTTCGTCCCGGCCCTCCCGACCCCGCAGGCCAAAGGTCTCTCCTGCTCCCCGCCTAAAGGAGCAAGAAGCGCGCGTCCCGGGGGCGCACCGCCCCCCCGCCCCGCGACCCCCAGGCCACCCCACCGCTTCTCCGGAGACCGAGCCCTGAATTAGCCCCCCGGGGGGCCACGAAGGAAAACTTGGAGGTAACGAAACAAGAGAGCACAGAGAGGGTGGGGGCGGGAGCGGAAGGACCAGCGCCGGACGGGAGGAGAGACTTACGCTGGATAGCCTCCAGGCCAGACAGAGAGAGTAGCACGAGCAGTGCTGCCACCACGGAGCGAGCCATCTCGACCCAAGTGTAGTCCGCCTCAGTAATGCCCGCGCGACTCGACGCCGCTATTTATAGCATACGGAGTCGGGCACAGCCTATCAGGACAAGGCCCGCAGGGACAGCCAATCAGGACAAGGCCCGCGGGGACCGTCACCGGTCTCCAAGCCAGCGACGCCGTGCCAGGTTAGAGAAAGGGACTTCCCcgttttcagtttccttttcttaaaatctCGTGATGTTTAGGAAGGCATGCGCCGGATTGGATGAGTTTGCCGTCTGTACATTGGCGATCTTTGATCTGGGGTGCGCACACCAGCTTGGGACACGAGGCACTCATTCTAGGACTTCAGGCTGGAGGCACCGTAAGCTGGCTTTGCAAACGGGCCTTAGAGATGCTAAGTGACTCGCTAACCGTGCCCCAGCCAG
The sequence above is a segment of the Saimiri boliviensis isolate mSaiBol1 chromosome 2, mSaiBol1.pri, whole genome shotgun sequence genome. Coding sequences within it:
- the B2M gene encoding beta-2-microglobulin isoform X2 translates to MARSVVAALLVLLSLSGLEAIQHAPKIQVYSRHPAENGKPNYLNCYVSGFHPSDIEVDLLKNGQKIENVEHSDLSFSKDWSFYLLYYTEFTPNEKDEYACRVSHVTFPTPKTVKWDRNM
- the B2M gene encoding beta-2-microglobulin isoform X1 — translated: MARSVVAALLVLLSLSGLEAIQHAPKIQVYSRHPAENGKPNYLNCYVSGFHPSDIEVDLLKNGQKIENVEHSDLSFSKDWSFYLLYYTEFTPNEKDEYACRVSHVTFPTPKTVKWGKSYVLL